A portion of the Achromobacter sp. MFA1 R4 genome contains these proteins:
- a CDS encoding porin codes for MKRITLTLAAAGMGLAAGTASAETSVTLYGIADVSIRYLSTSSGAVGEDGSRVSMENGAISNSRWGLRGSEDLGNGNRAFFRLENGVNLQNGRGSDTSKAFSRLAYVGLDGGSIGTLTLGLQNTPMFDLLADYFDPLTVGNYEQNAWLPAAMSRVRTNNMTKYANTFGNLAVVASWANGDDWDDRKAGQQYGASLRYTVGQLGLGAAWQQTYAAADSDQRQRAWNLNASYQFDGAKVFAGYFNGRDETGWVNGVMGGTTTASLDRKDNGYFAGVTWQATPRWAITGAAYYDRSENVVEEGDKGKRYALVAVAEYALSKRTQLYGTVDWNKVSDAASGEIAGQSHQLGAAVGMRHIF; via the coding sequence GTGAAACGCATCACCCTCACGCTGGCCGCGGCCGGCATGGGCCTGGCCGCCGGTACGGCCAGCGCCGAAACCAGCGTCACCCTGTACGGCATCGCCGACGTCAGCATCCGTTACCTGAGCACCAGTTCAGGCGCCGTGGGCGAAGACGGCAGCCGCGTCTCCATGGAAAACGGCGCCATCTCCAACAGCCGCTGGGGCCTGCGCGGCTCGGAAGACCTGGGCAACGGCAACCGCGCCTTCTTCCGCCTGGAAAACGGCGTCAACCTGCAGAACGGCCGCGGGTCGGATACGTCCAAGGCCTTCAGCCGCCTGGCCTACGTCGGCCTGGATGGCGGCAGCATCGGCACGCTGACGCTGGGCCTGCAGAACACGCCCATGTTCGACCTGCTGGCCGATTATTTCGACCCGTTGACCGTCGGCAATTACGAGCAGAACGCCTGGCTGCCCGCCGCCATGTCGCGCGTGCGCACCAACAACATGACCAAGTACGCCAACACCTTCGGCAACCTGGCCGTGGTGGCCTCGTGGGCCAACGGCGACGACTGGGACGATCGCAAGGCCGGCCAGCAATATGGCGCCAGCCTGCGCTACACCGTGGGCCAGCTCGGCCTGGGCGCGGCCTGGCAACAGACCTACGCCGCCGCCGATTCCGACCAGCGCCAGCGCGCCTGGAACCTGAACGCCTCCTACCAGTTCGATGGGGCCAAGGTCTTCGCGGGCTACTTCAATGGCCGCGACGAAACGGGCTGGGTCAACGGCGTCATGGGCGGCACCACCACCGCCAGCCTCGATCGCAAGGACAACGGCTATTTCGCCGGCGTGACCTGGCAGGCCACCCCGCGCTGGGCCATCACGGGCGCAGCCTACTATGACCGCAGCGAGAACGTGGTCGAGGAAGGCGACAAGGGCAAGCGCTATGCGCTGGTCGCCGTGGCCGAATACGCGCTGTCCAAGCGCACGCAACTGTACGGCACCGTCGACTGGAACAAGGTCAGCGACGCCGCCAGCGGCGAAATCGCCGGCCAGAGCCACCAGCTCGGCGCCGCCGTGGGCATGCGCCACATCTTCTGA
- a CDS encoding TRAP transporter large permease, with protein sequence MNELLVITLLVVSIFVLLGCGVWVGLTLAGTAWIGMEIFSSRPAGDAMAVTIWGASSSWTLTALPLFLWMGEILFRTRLSEDLFKGLAPWLNRVPGRLLHTNVIGCAIFAAVSGSSAATCATVGKMTIPELTRRGYPEDKILGTLSGAGTLGLLIPPSIIMIVYGVAADVSIAKLFIAGIVPGIVLALLFSGYIAWWAIRNPDQVPAADPGLSFMEKLGRSRHLIPVLLLIGAVLGSIYTGIATATEAAAVGVVGALFLSALQGSLNRSSFMQSLLGATRLYCMIALILAGAQFLTLAMGYIGLPRALAEWIGGLGLPQFGLIMALMVFFIVLGCFLDGISIVVLTMGVLLPTVQAAGIDLIWFGIFVVFVVEMAQITPPVGFNLFVLSGMSGRELPYIARASLPMFILMTVAVLLLYVIPGIATWLPLHMTL encoded by the coding sequence ATGAATGAACTTCTCGTCATTACCCTACTGGTCGTTTCGATCTTCGTCCTGCTTGGCTGCGGGGTGTGGGTCGGCCTGACGCTGGCGGGCACGGCCTGGATCGGCATGGAGATCTTCTCCAGCCGCCCCGCGGGCGACGCCATGGCCGTCACGATCTGGGGCGCCTCGTCCAGCTGGACGCTGACCGCCCTGCCGCTCTTCCTGTGGATGGGCGAAATCCTGTTCCGCACCCGGCTGTCGGAAGACCTGTTCAAGGGGCTTGCGCCCTGGCTGAACCGGGTGCCCGGCCGCCTGCTGCACACGAACGTGATCGGCTGCGCGATCTTCGCGGCGGTGTCCGGCTCATCGGCGGCCACCTGCGCGACGGTCGGCAAGATGACCATCCCCGAGCTCACGCGCCGCGGCTACCCCGAGGACAAGATCCTTGGCACGCTGTCGGGCGCCGGCACGCTGGGCCTGCTCATCCCGCCCTCGATCATCATGATCGTGTACGGCGTGGCGGCGGACGTGTCCATCGCCAAGCTGTTCATCGCGGGCATCGTGCCGGGCATCGTGCTGGCGCTGCTCTTTAGCGGCTACATCGCCTGGTGGGCCATCCGCAATCCGGACCAGGTTCCGGCGGCGGACCCCGGCCTGTCCTTCATGGAAAAGCTGGGCCGCTCGCGGCACCTGATTCCGGTGCTGTTGCTGATCGGCGCGGTGCTGGGCTCCATCTACACCGGCATCGCCACCGCGACGGAAGCCGCGGCGGTCGGCGTGGTGGGCGCGCTGTTCCTGTCGGCGCTGCAAGGGTCGCTGAACCGCAGCAGCTTCATGCAATCCCTGCTGGGCGCCACCCGGCTGTACTGCATGATTGCGCTGATTCTGGCGGGCGCACAGTTCCTTACCCTGGCGATGGGGTACATCGGGCTGCCGCGCGCGCTGGCAGAATGGATCGGCGGCCTGGGCCTGCCCCAGTTCGGCCTGATCATGGCGCTGATGGTGTTCTTCATCGTGCTGGGCTGCTTCCTGGACGGCATCTCGATCGTGGTGCTGACCATGGGCGTGCTGCTGCCGACCGTGCAGGCTGCCGGCATCGACCTGATCTGGTTCGGCATCTTCGTCGTGTTCGTGGTGGAAATGGCACAGATCACACCGCCGGTGGGCTTCAACCTGTTCGTGCTGTCGGGCATGAGCGGGCGGGAACTGCCCTACATCGCCCGCGCTTCGCTGCCGATGTTCATCCTGATGACGGTGGCCGTGCTGCTGCTCTATGTGATTCCCGGCATCGCGACCTGGCTGCCGCTGCACATGACGCTGTAG
- a CDS encoding TRAP transporter substrate-binding protein, which translates to MYKKISLLTGSIVLAFSAGAQAQTKWDLPSAYPASNFHVENLTTFIKDVDTLSDGKLKITLHNNASLYKAPEIKRAVQGNQAQIGEILLTNFANEDPVYELDGLPFLATGYDASFKLYQAQKPFLEKKLASQGMTLLYAVAWPPQGIFANKDIKQISDMKGLKWRAYSPVTAKIAELVGAQPVTVQQAELAQALATGVIDSYMSSASTGYDTKTYEYIKKFYDTQAWLPKNAIIVNKKAFDALDPATQEALKKAAAQAEERGWKLSQEKNKWYQAELAKNGMETIKPTVELKEGLSVIGKRMLDDWLKKAGADGQAMIDAYKKQ; encoded by the coding sequence ATGTACAAGAAAATCTCGCTGCTGACCGGCAGCATCGTCCTGGCATTCAGCGCGGGCGCACAGGCCCAGACCAAGTGGGACCTCCCCAGCGCCTACCCGGCGAGCAACTTCCACGTCGAGAACCTGACCACCTTCATCAAGGACGTGGACACGCTGTCGGATGGCAAGCTCAAGATCACGCTGCACAACAACGCCTCGCTCTACAAGGCGCCCGAGATCAAGCGCGCGGTGCAAGGCAACCAGGCGCAGATCGGCGAGATCCTGCTGACCAACTTCGCCAACGAAGACCCGGTCTACGAACTGGACGGCCTGCCCTTCCTGGCCACCGGCTACGACGCCTCGTTCAAGCTGTACCAGGCGCAAAAGCCCTTCCTGGAAAAGAAGCTGGCCTCGCAGGGCATGACCCTGCTGTATGCCGTGGCGTGGCCGCCCCAGGGCATCTTCGCCAACAAGGACATCAAGCAGATCAGCGACATGAAGGGCCTGAAGTGGCGCGCCTACAGCCCGGTGACGGCCAAGATCGCCGAACTGGTCGGTGCGCAGCCCGTGACCGTGCAGCAGGCCGAACTGGCCCAGGCGCTGGCCACCGGCGTGATCGATTCCTACATGTCCTCCGCGTCCACGGGTTACGACACCAAGACCTACGAGTACATCAAGAAGTTCTACGACACGCAGGCCTGGCTGCCCAAGAACGCCATCATCGTGAACAAGAAGGCGTTCGACGCGCTGGATCCGGCCACGCAGGAAGCCCTGAAAAAGGCCGCCGCGCAAGCCGAGGAACGCGGCTGGAAGCTGTCGCAGGAAAAGAACAAGTGGTATCAGGCCGAGCTGGCCAAGAACGGCATGGAAACCATCAAGCCCACGGTCGAACTCAAGGAAGGCCTGAGCGTGATCGGCAAGCGCATGCTTGACGACTGGCTCAAGAAGGCCGGCGCGGACGGCCAGGCCATGATCGACGCCTACAAGAAGCAGTAA
- a CDS encoding C45 family peptidase produces the protein MAYKYLRIAGNRRQVGQALGRLARPIMATYLEQSATWEALRPWRGHPFVDDLAQQAQAALPLIWEELEGMAEGLRMPIKDVLLWHCRGDLLHSATDGCTSVALRTADGARWIGHNEDGDPYLYGRCHLVDVALDDAPGYLSFYYPGSLPGHTFAANRAGLVQTINNLRTRQRHTGVPRMFLARAVLDCATLDEAVALLRDLPHAGGFHHTLGAATDARLLSAEVTPGSVSILEIGRRYGHANHMVHADTRGQPQIVTDSSRARQNRIEGLVDGWSPESGSADMLAALLDTEGALPILRTARDDPDDENTLATALFEITDDAVVLRVHDRKARADIALDVMSDPD, from the coding sequence ATGGCTTACAAGTACCTACGTATCGCCGGAAACCGCCGCCAGGTAGGCCAGGCGCTGGGCAGGCTGGCCCGCCCGATCATGGCGACCTACCTGGAGCAGAGCGCAACCTGGGAAGCGCTGCGGCCATGGCGCGGGCATCCCTTCGTGGACGACCTGGCGCAACAGGCGCAGGCCGCCCTGCCGCTGATCTGGGAAGAACTCGAGGGAATGGCCGAGGGCCTGCGCATGCCGATCAAGGACGTGCTGCTGTGGCACTGCCGCGGAGATCTGCTCCACAGCGCCACGGACGGCTGCACCTCGGTGGCCTTGCGCACCGCCGACGGCGCGCGCTGGATCGGCCACAACGAAGACGGCGATCCGTATCTGTATGGCCGTTGCCATCTGGTGGACGTCGCCCTGGATGACGCGCCGGGCTATCTCAGCTTCTACTATCCCGGCTCGCTGCCCGGGCACACTTTTGCCGCCAACCGGGCGGGGCTGGTGCAGACCATCAACAATCTGCGCACGCGGCAGCGGCATACGGGCGTGCCGCGCATGTTCCTGGCGCGCGCGGTCCTGGACTGCGCGACCCTGGACGAGGCGGTGGCGTTGCTGCGCGACCTGCCCCATGCCGGCGGCTTTCACCACACGCTGGGCGCGGCCACGGACGCGCGCCTGCTGAGCGCCGAAGTCACCCCCGGCTCGGTGTCGATACTGGAAATCGGCCGACGCTACGGGCACGCCAACCATATGGTGCACGCCGACACCCGCGGCCAGCCGCAGATCGTCACCGATTCGTCGCGGGCCCGGCAGAACCGGATCGAAGGACTGGTGGATGGGTGGTCCCCGGAGTCGGGCAGCGCCGACATGCTTGCCGCGCTGCTCGACACCGAGGGCGCCCTGCCGATCCTGCGGACCGCGCGGGATGATCCCGACGACGAGAACACCCTGGCGACCGCCCTGTTCGAGATCACGGACGATGCCGTGGTCCTGCGCGTGCACGACCGCAAGGCGCGAGCGGATATCGCGCTGGACGTGATGTCCGATCCCGACTGA
- a CDS encoding TRAP transporter small permease, translated as MRRFLDSLYGAAGLLAGLCTIGVLVSVLAAIISRQLSFNIPGTDAYAGYFMAAAGFLALASTFKHGEHIRVTLLLNSLAPAGSRRLDIFALAVGCLLAAAFAFFSVKLTYDSWLFNDISTSNDATPLWIPQTTMAVGTILFFVALVDELIRRSRGLSAATSQQTHE; from the coding sequence ATGCGCCGTTTTCTAGATTCCCTGTACGGCGCGGCCGGCCTGTTGGCCGGCCTGTGCACGATAGGCGTACTTGTTTCAGTGCTGGCGGCGATCATCTCCCGCCAGCTCAGTTTCAACATTCCCGGCACGGATGCCTATGCCGGGTATTTCATGGCCGCGGCGGGATTCCTGGCGCTGGCCAGCACGTTCAAGCACGGCGAGCACATCCGCGTGACGCTGTTGCTCAATTCGCTGGCGCCCGCGGGCAGCCGCCGGCTCGACATCTTCGCCCTGGCCGTCGGCTGCCTGCTGGCCGCCGCCTTCGCGTTTTTCAGCGTCAAGCTCACGTACGACTCCTGGCTGTTCAACGACATCTCCACGTCGAACGACGCCACGCCGCTCTGGATCCCGCAGACGACCATGGCCGTCGGCACGATCCTGTTCTTCGTCGCCCTCGTCGATGAACTGATCCGCCGTTCGCGCGGCCTCTCCGCCGCCACATCGCAGCAAACTCATGAATGA
- the nudC gene encoding NAD(+) diphosphatase, protein MNFVFRRDELLVETSSSVLPDSALCERIGLTAAALLPVWVQADSPYRTVCVEPGIEAPEGYAFKKLRSLFGVFDDEAMALAGRAYQIAEWARTHRFCGACGTRAERVAHEFCLRCPACGLSAYPRIAPAMMVLIRKGDSILLARHANAPTARYTALAGFVEPGESIEQTVHREVFEEVGLKVGNLQYFGSQPWPFPHSLMVAFTADYVSGDIRVQEDEIVDARWFGPGDAMPEIAARISIAGWLIRANLPMGWTAP, encoded by the coding sequence GTGAATTTCGTTTTTCGCCGTGATGAGTTGCTGGTCGAGACATCGTCCAGCGTGTTGCCGGATTCGGCGTTGTGCGAACGCATCGGCCTGACTGCCGCGGCCTTGCTGCCCGTCTGGGTGCAGGCGGATTCGCCGTATCGGACGGTGTGCGTCGAGCCTGGCATCGAAGCCCCGGAAGGCTACGCATTCAAGAAGCTGCGGTCGCTGTTCGGCGTGTTCGACGACGAAGCGATGGCATTGGCGGGCCGCGCCTACCAGATCGCCGAATGGGCGCGCACCCATCGCTTCTGCGGCGCCTGCGGCACCCGCGCCGAGCGCGTGGCGCACGAATTCTGCCTGCGCTGCCCCGCCTGCGGGCTGTCGGCGTATCCGCGCATCGCGCCGGCGATGATGGTGCTGATCCGCAAGGGCGACAGCATATTGCTGGCGCGCCACGCCAACGCGCCCACGGCCCGCTACACGGCGCTGGCCGGCTTTGTCGAGCCGGGCGAAAGCATCGAGCAGACCGTTCATCGCGAAGTCTTCGAAGAGGTGGGCCTGAAGGTCGGCAACCTGCAGTACTTCGGCAGCCAGCCCTGGCCGTTCCCGCACTCGCTGATGGTGGCGTTCACGGCGGACTACGTGTCGGGCGACATCCGTGTCCAGGAAGATGAGATTGTCGACGCCCGCTGGTTCGGCCCGGGCGACGCCATGCCCGAGATCGCGGCCCGCATTTCGATTGCCGGCTGGCTGATCCGGGCGAACCTGCCCATGGGCTGGACCGCGCCCTGA
- a CDS encoding winged helix DNA-binding protein: MSSALIASSAHLAGGSAPDLSEVEFGLMIAGHAFDRWTVRCMAAAGLPDLTPTDVMVFHHVYHRQRPKKLADICFTLNVEDTHVVSYALKKLDRLGVVRGERSSKEVFYSVTPEGAAILKRYGEIREQCLTAGLDAPGGGGLEFSRQLAHTLRALSGLYDQAARAATSL, translated from the coding sequence ATGTCCTCTGCGTTGATTGCGTCATCGGCTCATCTGGCTGGCGGTAGCGCGCCAGATCTTTCCGAAGTGGAATTCGGCCTGATGATCGCCGGCCATGCGTTCGATCGCTGGACCGTGCGCTGCATGGCGGCTGCCGGCCTGCCGGACCTGACGCCTACCGACGTCATGGTGTTCCACCACGTCTACCACCGTCAGCGGCCCAAGAAGCTGGCCGACATCTGTTTCACGCTCAACGTGGAAGACACCCACGTCGTCAGCTATGCGCTGAAAAAGCTGGACCGGCTGGGCGTGGTGCGCGGCGAGCGCAGCAGCAAGGAAGTCTTCTACAGCGTCACACCCGAGGGCGCGGCGATTCTGAAGCGCTACGGAGAAATCCGCGAGCAGTGCCTGACCGCCGGCCTGGACGCGCCAGGCGGGGGCGGGCTGGAATTCAGCCGCCAGTTGGCGCACACGCTGCGCGCGTTGTCCGGACTGTATGACCAGGCGGCGCGTGCCGCGACCTCTCTCTGA
- a CDS encoding hydantoinase B/oxoprolinase family protein, with protein MKWQFWIDRGGTFTDIVARRPDGTTTTAKMLSENPEQYRDAAVAGIRKLLGIAPGQPVPADQVECVKMGTTVATNALLERKGERTLLVTTRGFRDALRIAYQNRPRLFDRNVLLPEMLYESVIEADERVAADGEVIRPLDEAGLRKDMQAAYDSGIRAVAIVFMHAWHATGHEQQAARIAHDIGFTQVSVSHEVSPLIKFVSRGDTTVVDAYLSPILKRYVDQVAGELPGIRLMFMQSSGGLTDAHRFRGKDAILSGPAGGIVGMVRTSEIAGFPKVIGFDMGGTSTDVSHYAGEFEREFETQVAGVRMRAPMMSIHTVAAGGGSILHFDGARLRVGPDSAGANPGPACYRRGGPLAVTDCNVLLGKIQPDFFPKVFGPEANEPLDRDAVVERFSAMAAEVRAATGREMSPEQLAEGFLEIAVGNMAEAIKRISVQRGHDVTEYALTVFGGAGGQHACLVADALGMTTVFAHPLGGVLSAYGMGLADQTDMRQKTVEKVLDAALMSELKEELDVLASQAVGELRRQHVAEADIGVQRRLHLKYRGTDTALEVAFTDLAQARHDFEAAYRQRYSFLMPNRELVVETISVEATGGGERVGEAATARARDGALQSRRVVSMYSAGAWRDTPLYVREDMAGGDVVPGPAIISEPNQTTVVEPGWQAELTAQDHFVIRRVEARPERRKVGTQADPVMLEVFNNLFMSIAEQMGYRLQNTAYSVNIKERLDFSCAIFDAQARLIANAPHMPVHLGSMGESVRTVMNANAGRMMPGDAYVVNDPYHGGTHLPDVTVITPVFDKAGREILFYVGSRGHHADIGGTTPGSMPPDSKTVEDEGVLFTNFQLVKNGEFREEAARQILGSGRWPARNPDQNIADMHAQIAANEKGVQELLRMCDHFGLDVVRAYMGHVQDNAEEAVRRVISVLKDGSYEYPLDNGAVIRVAVRVDTEARSAVVDFTGTSPQLDNNFNAPGAIAVAAVLYVFRTMVNDDIPLNDGCLVPLSIILPEGSMLRPNPPASVVAGNVETSMCIVNALYGALGVLAASQGTMNNFTFGNARHQYYETISGGTGAGPVRIDAAGPHDEGFAGTSVVQAHMTNSRLTDPEVLEFRFPVRLESYEIRKGSGGKGRYPGGDGGVRRIRFLEDMTAAILSNNRRYAPFGLAGGQPGAMGRNSVERVDGTIEELGPQDSAQLHPGDVFVVETPGGGGYGTL; from the coding sequence ATGAAGTGGCAATTCTGGATTGACCGTGGGGGCACCTTCACCGACATCGTGGCGCGCCGCCCCGATGGCACGACCACCACGGCGAAGATGCTGTCGGAAAACCCCGAGCAGTATCGCGACGCCGCAGTCGCGGGCATACGCAAGCTGCTGGGCATCGCGCCCGGCCAGCCGGTGCCCGCCGATCAGGTCGAGTGCGTGAAGATGGGCACCACCGTGGCCACCAACGCGCTGCTCGAACGCAAGGGCGAGCGCACCTTGCTCGTGACCACGCGGGGCTTTCGCGACGCGCTGCGCATCGCCTACCAGAACCGCCCGCGGCTCTTCGACCGCAATGTGCTGCTGCCCGAGATGCTGTACGAGTCCGTCATCGAAGCGGACGAGCGCGTCGCGGCCGACGGCGAGGTGATCCGTCCGCTGGATGAAGCCGGTCTGCGCAAGGACATGCAGGCCGCGTACGACAGCGGCATCCGCGCCGTCGCCATCGTCTTCATGCATGCCTGGCATGCCACCGGCCACGAACAGCAGGCCGCGCGCATCGCGCACGACATCGGCTTCACGCAGGTGTCCGTCTCGCACGAGGTCAGCCCGCTGATCAAGTTCGTCTCGCGCGGCGACACGACCGTGGTGGACGCCTACCTGTCGCCCATCCTCAAGCGCTATGTGGACCAGGTTGCCGGCGAACTGCCCGGCATCCGCCTGATGTTCATGCAATCCAGCGGCGGCCTGACCGACGCGCATCGTTTCCGCGGCAAGGACGCGATCCTGTCGGGCCCGGCGGGCGGCATCGTCGGCATGGTGCGCACCAGCGAGATCGCCGGCTTCCCGAAGGTGATCGGCTTTGACATGGGCGGCACGTCGACCGATGTGTCGCATTACGCGGGCGAGTTCGAGCGCGAGTTCGAGACCCAGGTGGCCGGCGTGCGCATGCGCGCGCCCATGATGAGCATCCATACGGTCGCGGCCGGCGGCGGCTCCATCCTGCATTTCGACGGCGCGCGGCTGCGCGTCGGGCCGGATTCGGCGGGCGCCAATCCCGGTCCGGCCTGCTATCGCCGGGGCGGTCCGCTCGCGGTGACGGACTGCAATGTCCTGCTGGGCAAGATCCAGCCCGATTTCTTCCCCAAGGTGTTCGGACCCGAAGCCAACGAGCCCCTGGACCGCGACGCCGTGGTCGAACGTTTTTCCGCGATGGCCGCCGAGGTCCGCGCCGCCACGGGCCGCGAGATGTCGCCCGAACAACTGGCCGAGGGTTTCCTCGAGATCGCGGTGGGCAACATGGCCGAAGCCATCAAGCGCATCTCGGTGCAGCGCGGCCATGACGTCACCGAATACGCGCTGACCGTGTTCGGCGGCGCCGGCGGGCAGCATGCCTGCCTGGTGGCCGACGCGCTCGGCATGACGACCGTCTTTGCCCACCCGCTGGGCGGCGTGCTGTCGGCCTATGGCATGGGCCTGGCCGACCAGACGGACATGCGCCAGAAGACCGTCGAAAAGGTGCTGGACGCGGCCCTGATGAGCGAGCTGAAGGAAGAGCTGGACGTCCTGGCAAGCCAGGCCGTCGGCGAACTGCGCCGCCAGCATGTGGCCGAGGCCGACATCGGCGTGCAGCGCCGCCTGCACCTGAAGTACCGCGGCACGGATACGGCGCTGGAAGTGGCGTTCACCGACCTCGCGCAGGCCCGCCACGATTTCGAGGCCGCCTATCGCCAGCGCTATTCGTTCCTGATGCCCAACCGCGAACTCGTGGTCGAGACCATTTCGGTCGAGGCGACGGGCGGGGGCGAACGCGTGGGCGAGGCAGCGACGGCGCGCGCCCGCGACGGCGCGCTGCAATCGCGCCGCGTGGTCAGCATGTACAGCGCGGGCGCCTGGCGCGATACGCCGCTCTATGTGCGCGAAGACATGGCCGGCGGCGACGTGGTCCCCGGCCCGGCCATCATTTCCGAGCCCAACCAGACCACGGTCGTGGAACCCGGCTGGCAGGCCGAGCTGACCGCGCAGGACCACTTCGTGATCCGCCGCGTGGAAGCGCGTCCCGAGCGCCGCAAGGTCGGAACGCAGGCCGACCCCGTCATGCTGGAGGTCTTCAACAATCTCTTCATGTCGATCGCCGAACAGATGGGCTACCGCCTGCAGAACACGGCGTACTCGGTCAACATCAAGGAGCGCCTGGACTTTTCCTGCGCCATCTTCGATGCGCAGGCGCGCCTGATCGCCAATGCGCCCCACATGCCGGTGCACCTGGGTTCCATGGGCGAATCGGTGCGCACGGTCATGAACGCCAACGCCGGCCGCATGATGCCGGGCGACGCCTACGTCGTGAACGACCCCTACCACGGGGGCACGCACCTGCCGGACGTCACGGTCATTACGCCCGTGTTCGACAAGGCGGGGCGCGAGATCCTGTTCTATGTGGGCTCGCGCGGCCACCACGCCGACATCGGCGGGACCACGCCGGGCTCCATGCCGCCGGATTCCAAGACCGTGGAAGACGAGGGCGTGCTGTTCACCAATTTCCAGCTCGTCAAGAACGGCGAGTTCCGGGAAGAGGCCGCCCGCCAGATCCTGGGGTCGGGCCGCTGGCCGGCGCGCAATCCGGACCAGAACATCGCCGACATGCATGCGCAGATCGCCGCCAACGAAAAGGGCGTGCAAGAGCTTCTGCGCATGTGCGACCACTTCGGCCTGGACGTCGTGCGCGCCTACATGGGGCACGTGCAGGACAACGCGGAAGAGGCGGTGCGCCGCGTGATCTCGGTGCTCAAGGACGGCAGCTACGAATACCCGCTGGACAACGGCGCGGTCATCCGGGTGGCCGTGCGCGTGGACACCGAGGCGCGCAGCGCCGTGGTCGACTTCACCGGCACGTCGCCGCAGTTGGACAACAACTTCAACGCGCCCGGGGCGATCGCGGTGGCGGCGGTGCTGTACGTCTTCCGCACCATGGTCAACGACGACATCCCGCTGAACGACGGCTGCCTGGTGCCGCTGTCCATCATCCTGCCGGAAGGCTCGATGCTCCGTCCGAACCCGCCGGCATCGGTGGTCGCGGGCAACGTGGAAACGTCCATGTGCATCGTCAACGCGCTGTATGGCGCGCTGGGCGTGCTGGCGGCCAGCCAGGGCACGATGAACAACTTCACGTTCGGCAACGCGCGCCATCAGTACTACGAGACCATCTCGGGCGGCACGGGCGCGGGCCCGGTGCGCATCGACGCGGCCGGTCCGCATGACGAGGGCTTTGCCGGCACGTCGGTGGTCCAGGCGCACATGACGAACTCGCGCCTGACCGATCCCGAAGTGCTGGAGTTCCGCTTCCCGGTGCGGCTGGAATCCTACGAGATCCGCAAGGGTTCGGGCGGCAAGGGCCGGTATCCAGGGGGCGACGGCGGCGTGCGCCGCATCCGCTTCCTGGAAGACATGACCGCGGCCATCCTGTCGAACAACCGGCGTTACGCCCCGTTCGGCCTGGCCGGCGGGCAGCCCGGCGCGATGGGGCGCAACTCGGTCGAGCGCGTGGACGGCACCATCGAGGAACTCGGCCCGCAGGACAGCGCGCAACTGCACCCGGGCGATGTGTTCGTCGTCGAAACGCCGGGAGGCGGGGGTTACGGCACGCTGTGA